One genomic region from Osmerus mordax isolate fOsmMor3 chromosome 4, fOsmMor3.pri, whole genome shotgun sequence encodes:
- the LOC136942342 gene encoding protogenin B-like gives MAHFKMKLLHHLLFFVLFLRLTTVFSFSELSFITEPSDVTVIPKDPVVLDCQAHGHPPVTIKWLKNGLKVLESEHIQFLSNGSLYIPEVKSDREDSDEGFYQCLSQNKYGAILSQRSCLTIINISPFVVQPVPVVVTAGSVARFSCQVTSNPPASITWELNQSILPLETDRITVLPNGVLQIYNVQMEDAGQYRCVVTNIGSQIRSREATLTVSLGTGSKPRQRPRIIAGPQNVTAPLHQTVVLECMATGNPRPILSWSRADTRPIDVYNARVLGSGNLVLADVKPQHSGVYLCRATTPGTRNYTIAAANLTVLVPPSIVEKPESQTRPRAGTARFMCQAEGVPPPSITWLKNGEKVRLNGRIKMYNSKLVITQIIPEDDAIYQCLAENEQGSVLSLARLIVVMSEDRPSAPRNVHAETISSSAILLAWERPLYNTDKVIAYSVHYMKAEGLNNEEYQAVIGNDTTSYIIDDLESARNYTFYIVAYMPMGASRMSDQVSQHTLEDVPLRTPELSLTSNSPSDIQVSWQPLAAKLSRGRVSAYRLSYRTATDNTVSSVELPQNSTQHLLESLQPDTIYLLRMAAATRVGWCEPSAWTSHRTPKTSSTKVPLAPLVQLEPVNCTSVTVRWQPTPGTVVVQGYRLCYHEEGQPEQPTIQIPPQHSHYTISGLDPRRKYHVKLLAFSLLGDGYQADQTVSTPGCVSVRDHLVASPPSPDHVNARANSSSAVLLRWSQPAFTSGKAVSYTARCTPVGTHNSSDIRYLQTINQSVIVKDLEPNTRYEFVVRLHVDQLSSPWSSVVYQRTLPSAPSQPPTGVKVTLIEEDTALVSWREPEEHNVAVTHYTILYASQRAWLSGHWQVLQREGSNTMALLEKLEQGNIYLVKISASNQVGDGPFSSIVELALQPGTTHRGKSPRHSDGRSETTVFSDGLYHIDQRSMTGIIVGVCIALACIVMCALILISKGRSRKSSNSKIIGVVNGQVAGSPQATENAQNADSLEPMMRSPFIDSKGGTNLVISNAGPVGTRRKRWQFFKKEKQNTTICNIEDRACLYEAGKTVLRYEERLGASPLQPSSLQILHGPQGDSESSQTSEGSHETGDSGHYSNEEAEMSNPSTSRSSRPSSFGSDDSPAPEEGDACFTVAREETWSYLRSSAPDTVRVSLHGSLTAVETSHPGLYASQPAYS, from the exons ATGGCTCATTTTAAAATGAAACTTTTACATCATTTGTTGTTTTTCGTTTTATTTCTTCGACTCACAA CTGTTTTTAGTTTTAGTGAGCTGTCCTTCATCACAGAGCCCAGCGATGTCACCGTAATACCAAAGGATCCTGTGGTTTTAGACTGCCAGGCCCATGGACACCCTCCAGTCACTATCAAGTGGCTAAAGAATGGGCTCAAAGTGCTAGAGAGTGAACACATCCAGTTTCTCTCCAACGGCTCGCTGTACATCCCAGAGGtgaagagtgatagagaggactctgacgAAGGCTTCTATCAATGCCTTTCTCAAAACAAATATGGAGCCATCTTGAGCCAAAGATCTTGTCTGACTATCATAA ACATCTCACCCTTTGTGGTGCAGCCTGTACCTGTTGTGGTGACTGCAGGCTCTGTGGCCAGGTTCTCCTGCCAGGTCACCTCCAACCCTCCTGCCTCTATCACCTGGGAGCTCAACCAAAGCATCTTAcccctggagacagacag AATCACTGTTCTGCCCAATGGTGTTCTTCAAATCTACAACGTCCAAATGGAGGATGCTGGACAATATCGATGTGTGGTCACAAACATCGGCAGTCAAATAAGGAGCAGAGAGGCAACACTGACCGTCAGCTTGG GCACAGGCTCCAAACCTCGACAGAGGCCCAGGATAATTGCCGGACCTCAAAATGTCACTGCGCCCCTTCACCAAACAGTGGTGTTGGAGTGCATGGCCACAGGCAACCCCAGACCCATCCTCTCCTGGAGCAGGGCTGACACTAGGCCCATAGATGTGTACAACGCAAGGGTGCTTGGCAGTGGGAACCTGGTTCTTGCGGATGTCAAGCCCCAGCACAGCGGAGTCTACCTGTGTAGGGCCACCACACCCGGAACACGGAACTACACTATCGCTGCGGCCAACCTCACCGTGCTGG TGCCTCCATCCATAGTAGAGAAGCCAGAGAGCCAGACCCGCCCTCGAGCTGGCACTGCCCGCTTCATGTGCCAGGCTGAGGGGGTTCCTCCTCCCTCAATCACCTGGCTGAAGAATGGAGAGAAAGTGCGCTTGAATGGCCGGATCAAGATGTATAACAG CAAACTGGTCATTACTCAAATCATCCCTGAGGATGATGCCATCTACCAGTGCCTGGCAGAGAATGAGCAGGGCTCCGTGTTGTCCCTGGCACGCCTCATAGTGGTGATGTCCGAGGACAGGCCCAGTGCGCCCAGAAACGTCCACGCTGAGACCATCTCCAGCTCCGCCATCTTGCTGGCCTGGGAAAGGCCGCTCTACAACACAGACAAAGTCATCGCCTACTCTGTTCATTACATGAAAGCTGAAG GTCTAAACAACGAAGAATACCAAGCTGTAATTGGGAACGACACCACAAGCTACATCATCGACGACCTGGAGTCAGCTAGGAACTATACTTTTTACATTGTGGCCTACATGCCAATGGGAGCGAGCCGCATGTCTGACCAAGTCAGTCAACACACCCTAGAAGATG TGCCTCTGCGTACCCCAGAGCTCAGTCTGACCAGCAACAGTCCTTCCGACATCCAAGTGAGCTGGCAGCCGCTCGCCGCCAAGCTGAGCCGTGGCCGGGTGTCCGCCTACCGCCTGTCGTACCGCACAGCCACGGACAACACGGTCAGCAGCGTGGAGCTGCCTCAGAACAGCACCCAGCACCTCCTGGAGTCCCTGCAGCCTGACACCATCTACCTGCTCCGCATGGCCGCCGCAACCCGCGTGGGCTGGTGCGAGCCCTCGGCCTGGACCTCCCACCGCACGCCCAAGACGTCCAGCACCAAAG tgcccctggcccccctggtgCAGCTGGAGCCCGTCAACTGCACCTCCGTCACAGTGAGGTGGCAGCCGACTCCAGGAACCGTGGTTGTTCAGGGTTACCGTCTCTGTTACCACGAGGAAGGCCAGCCAGAGCAGCCCACCATCCAGATCCCACCGCAGCACTCCCACTACACCATCAGTGGACTTG aTCCAAGGCGGAAGTACCATGTCAAACTACTGGCTTTCAGCCTACTGGGAGATGGCTATCAGGCCGACCAGACTGTCAGCAccccaggatgtgtgt CGGTTCGAGACCACCTGGtagcttctcctccctcccctgaccATGTGAACGCCCGGGCAAACAGCTCCTCTGCGGTGCTCCTGCGTTGGAGTCAGCCTGCCTTCACCTCGGGGAAGGCCGTCAGCTACACTGCTCGCTGCACTCCGGTCGGGACACACAACTCCTCTGACATACGTTACCTGCAAAC TATCAACCAGAGTGTGATTGTCAAGGATCTAGAACCCAACACCCGTTATGAGTTTGTAGTTCGTCTCCATGTAGACCAGCTGTCCAGTCCCTGGAGTTCTGTTGTCTACCAGCGGACTCTTCCATCAG CCCCCAGCCAGCCGCCCACGGGGGTGAAAGTGACCCTGATCGAGGAGGACACAGCGCTGGTGTCGTGGAGAGAGCCGGAGGAACACAACGTAGCGGTGACACACTACACCATTCTCTACGCCTCCCAGAGGGCCTGGCTGTCCGGTCACTGGCAggtcctgcagagagagg GGAGCAACACCATGGCTCTGCTGGAGAAACTGGAGCAAGGCAACATCTACCTGGTGAAGATCTCTGCCTCCAACCAGGTTGGGGACGGCCCCTTCTCCAGCATTGTGGAGCTGGCCCTGCAGCCTGGCACCACCCACCGAGGCAAGAGCCCACGCCACTCGGACGGCCGCTCCGAGACTACCG tgttCTCTGATGGTCTCTACCACATAGACCAGAGGTCCATGACGGGGATCATCGTGGGTGTGTGCATCGCCTTGGCTTGCATTGTCATGTGTGCCTTAATCCTCATCAGTAAAGGCAGATCTAG gaaatcGTCAAACTCTAAGATCATTGGTGTGGTTAACGGGCAGGTTGCTGGTTCGCCCCAGGCCACTGAGAATGCTCAGAATGCAGATTCCCTTGAGCCGATGATGAGAAGTCCGTTCATAGATAGCAAG GGTGGTACCAACCTGGTGATAAGCAATGCTGGCCCTGTTGGCACTAGAAGAAAGAGATGGCAGTTCTTTAAAAAGGAGAAACAGAATACGACAATATGCAAT ATTGAGGACAGGGCCTGTCTGTATGAGGCAGGGAAGACTGTGCTGAGGTATGAGGAGAGGTTGGgcgcctctcccctccagccctcctccctgcagaTCCTCCACGGCCCCCAGGGGGACTCGGAGAGCTCTCAGACCAGCGAGGGGAGCCACGAGACCGGGGACTCCGGACACTACTCCAACGAAGAGGCCGAGATGAGCAACCCATCCACCAGCCGCAGCTCCAGGCCTTCGTCCTTTGGGTCTGACGACAGCCCTGCTCCGGAGGAAGGGGACGCCTGCTTCACAGTGGCGAGGGAGGAGACTTGGAGCTACCTCCGCAGCAGCGCCCCTGACACTGTGCGCGTCTCACTTCACGGCTCCCTCACAGCTGTGGAGACCTCTCATCCCGGCCTCTACGCCTCCCAGCCCGCCTACTCTTGA
- the arpp19b gene encoding cAMP-regulated phosphoprotein 19b, which produces MSEGSDITRTTEEQQEMDDKVVSPEKAEEAKLKARYPHLGAKPGGSDLLRKRLQKGHQKYFDSGDYNMAKAKGKSKQVPTATTEKAEITGDHIPTPQDLPQRKPSIVASKLAG; this is translated from the exons ATGTCTGAGGGAAGTGATATAACACGGACAACTGAGGAACAGCAG GAAATGGATGATAAAGTTGTAAGTCCAGAGAAGGCCGAGGAGGCGAAACTGAAGGCACGGTATCCTCATCTTGGTGCCAAACCCGGAGGATCTGACCTTCTCAGGAAACGACTTCAGAAAGGG CATCAAAAGTACTTTGATTCTGGGGACTACAATATGGCGAAAGCCAAGGGTAAGAGCAAACAAGTGCCAACGGCCACAACGGAAAAGGCTGAAATTACGGGGGACCACATCCCAACGCCTCAAGATCTGCCCCAGAGAAAGCCGTCGATTGTGGCCAGCAAGCTGGCTGGTTGA
- the LOC136942226 gene encoding DNA-binding protein RFX7-like, translating into MADDQQQPGQHQKPTSGLGSLPTLVPGLQGPEANALQFKIKNSICKSVQSKVDNILQDVEKFTDIEKLYLYLKLPSGPSNGNDKRTENQRGSTTPGLCDQSSMSSSRTQQMYAFNWIRNHLEEHPETSLPKQEVYDEYKSYCDNLGYNPLSAADFGKIMKNVFPNMKARRLGMRGKSKYCYSGLRKKAFVHMPSLPNLDLQKSGDGCELMEPSGQSPSAEDEMRSAACGLVCEWAQKVLSRQFDNVEDLARFLLNSHYIGTKSMAALTVMTGTPTGMKTPTPASAFVPTAEANSFQPQVKTLPSPSVDAKQQLQRKIQKKQQEQKLHSPLPCEAQGKRPEVSTPGPTIPCGSPALLSPQPTIGIVVAAVPSPITVQRSRQLMTSPSPVGTAEGKVLPVNFQVVTQSLKQSPKTPQNISASPVGDRLARHRYAQILPKPSATSAITLRSPPTLLITNSPIKTVMPNPHVSSVNVVKMTAISLSPSGSSNTISTTLRPISAGGGTSAAPEEHSHSGPSATPQSPAVRPGAPTPTTSHDKAVSEANNNHLAPGTEKQSTIQESSAGGKEDRVTKYRAASEPSFLVKCSPGPDRASRTKSDSTSPPTATAATGTQDSNNNSNFQNSTLYLTVDNHNASVSMSSNGSSAVTLLSKDSSCPGSKSPRKRTGPTLDSYVIPVKRVFISQQPVAVIDNPKPGAGVAAVKRIPRAGAGARPESAPCKVSVRHATLMPTHILALSDSPIAHTEGSQTVVKPKAFLLKPGDLSLGTSSAAPGSGGTPDPTPLQQIAADPVAVATGSGGAREASAMSNLKSTIWEEGQLDELQKQASSEPLPMMGQASSEPLPMMGQTSSDPLPMMSQTPEASSQLALHQDIVDFAGSQPNMDYFPFNDDDMTQDSIVEELVQMEEQMKLKGLQPLFSSCVDMSLQGQSAGHQSSILNAHQAGSSFYHSAHSSTTPVQTPTPTPTPTPTPTSEMILGGHDLTRESPCSRMAPITPVDGTMGRHTPISTPLSNCSSSVPPSPVECRNPFAFTPINSSMTGYHDASIVSSSPVKPMQRPMATHPDKAKLEWINNRYNSSSGGPLSSQGIGILPSYQDLVDDQFRKPHAFAIPGQSFQSQSRQDSHFGRLTPVSPVQQQMASVPTSTKQESFAVPAPLDNKAAGSSASGTFRCRSVSPAVRQRNFSGNTGPPTPAIAASATAPGAVGAPFNTPVSSEVLNLLSGSQAVDTVHSLVQRSQSVPLGIMMQSEVLPVQGQSNPTKITSVLLNKMDSDGDDAVRGLGINNLPSNYTARMNLTQILETTPGFSGGPSHQGPLLPVSSSPAAFELQQHSYLNASGERLSFVATETQAQAGLCEQEDTGQPQPQLLLQSTQQQDEEEQQQLDFNNTVKDLLGDDGLNPSSQLVGQVASELNAVASDFSNDIRLTSELSSSITDLNTLDTNLLFDPNQQQEQYEDSTLEELKNDPLFQQICSETVNSGFDWLESKDQPTTVEMLG; encoded by the exons ATGGCTGATGATCAACAACAACCTGGTCAGCACCAGAAGCCTACTTCGGGATTAGGCTCACTTCCAACGCTAGTGCCAGGACTTCAGGGGCCTGAGGCAAATGCATTGCAGTTCAAAATAAAGAATTCCATTTG CAAATCCGTACAATCAAAAGTGGACAACATATTG CAAGATGTTGAGAAGTTTACAGACATTGAAAAACTCTACCTCTACCTTAAGTTGCCTTCTGGTCCCAGCAATGGCAATGATAAAAG GACTGAAAATCAGAGAGGGTCCACAACTCCTGGACTATG TGATCAGAGCTCGATGTCCTCCAGCCGGACACAGCAGATGTATGCATTTAACTGGATTCGGAATCACCTAGAGGAACACCCTGAGACATCCCTTCCAAAGCAGGAGGTTTACGATGAGTACAA GAGCTATTGTGACAATCTAGGCTACAACCCACTAAGTGCAGCAGACTTTGGGAAGATCATGAAGAACGTCTTTCCCAACATGAAGGCACGCAGGCTGGGCATGAGAGGAAAATCCAA ATACTGTTATAGTGGCTTGAGGAAGAAAGCTTTTGTACACATGCCATCGTTACCCAACCTGGATCTGCAGAAGTCAGGCGACGGA TGTGAGCTCATGGAGCCGTCGGGCCAGTCTCCCAGCGCTGAAGATGAGATGCGCTCGGCCGCTTGCGGCCTGGTGTGCGAGTGGGCCCAGAAGGTTCTCAGCCGCCAGTTTGACAATGTGGAAGACCTGGCCCGCTTTCTCCTCAACAGTCACTACATCGGCACCAAGTCCATGGCTGCCCTCACAGTCATGACCGGAACCCCGACAG GAATGAAGACGCCCACCCCGGCCTCTGCGTTTGTCCCCACGGCTGAAGCGAACTCCTTCCAGCCCCAGGTGAAGACTCTCCCCTCGCCCTCCGTCGACGCCAAGCAGCAGCTGCAGCGGAAGATCCAGAAGAAACAGCAGGAGCAAAAGCTGCACTCCCCTCTGCCCTGCGAGGCTCAGGGGAAGAGGCCTGAGGTCAGCACCCCGGGACCCACCATCCCCTGTGGGAGCCCCGCCCTGCTGTCCCCTCAGCCCACCATAGGCATCGTGGTGGCTGCTGTTCCCAGCCCGATCACG GTGCAGAGAAGCAGGCAGCTCATGACCTCACCCAGTCCTGTGGGAACTGCCGAAGGGAAAGTTCTGCCTGTCAACTTCCAGGTGGTCACCCAGTCTCTGAAACAGTCCCCTAAAACTCCCCAGAATATCTCCGCCAGCCCCGTGGGCGACCGCCTGGCCCGGCACAGGTACGCCCAGATCCTGCCCAAGCCTTCGGCGACGAGCGCCATCACCCTGCGCTCGCCTCCCACCCTCCTGATCACCAACAGCCCCATCAAGACAGTGATGCCGAACCCTCACGTCAGCTCGGTCAACGTGGTCAAAATGACCGCCATATCCCTGTCCCCGAGCGGCAGCAGCAACACCATCAGCACAACCCTGAGGCCCATCTCAGCTGGGGGAGGAACCTCGGCAGCTCCAGAGGAGCACTCCCATAGCGGGCCCTCGGCCACCCCCCAGTCCCCTGCCGTCAGGCCTGGTGCCCCGACCCCTACCACCAGCCACGACAAAGCAGTGTCCGAAGCTAACAACAACCACTTAGCTCCCGGCACAGAGAAGCAGAGCACCATCCAGGAGTCGTCAGCTGGGGGCAAGGAGGATCGGGTCACCAAATACAGGGCTGCCAGTGAACCCAGCTTCTTGGTTAAGTGCTCCCCGGGACCTGACAGAGCATCCCGGACCAAAAGTGACTCGACGTCTCCCCCTACGGCCACGGCGGCCACCGGGACTCAGGACAGCAATAACAACAGTAACTTTCAAAACAGTACTTTGTACCTGACTGTTGATAATCATAACGCCAGCGTCAGCATGTCGTCCAATGGCTCCTCGGCTGTTACTCTGTTGTCCAAGGACTCCTCCTGCCCGGGCTCCAAGAGCCCTAGAAAGCGCACCGGCCCGACCCTGGACTCCTATGTGATTCCTGTTAAGAGGGTGTTCATCTCCCAGCAGCCTGTGGCTGTAATTGACAATCCCAAACCCGGAGCGGGCGTCGCTGCCGTGAAGAGGATCCCCAGAGCAGGCGCTGGCGCCCGACCTGAAAGCGCTCCCTGCAAAGTGAGTGTGAGACACGCCACCTTAATGCCCACCCACATACTGGCTCTCTCCGACTCGCCCATCGCCCACACCGAGGGCTCCCAGACTGTTGTCAAACCCAAGGCCTTTCTGCTGAAACCAGGGGATCTGTCTCTCGGCACCAGCAGCGCAGCCCCTGGTAGCGGCGGCACCCCCGACCCAACGCCCCTGCAGCAGATCGCGGCCGATCCCGTCGCCGTAGCAACCGGCTCGGGAGGCGCGCGCGAGGCCTCCGCGATGAGCAACTTGAAGAGCACAATATGGGAGGAGGGGCAGCTGGACGAGCTCCAGAAGCAGGCCTCCTCAGAGCCACTGCCCATGATGGGCCAGGCCTCCTCAGAGCCACTGCCCATGATGGGCCAGACCTCCTCAGACCCACTGCCCATGATGAGCCAGACCCCGGAGGCCTCCAGCCAGCTCGCCCTCCATCAGGACATCGTGGACTTTGCGGGCTCCCAGCCCAACATGGACTATTTCCCCTTCAATGACGACGACATGACCCAGGACAGCATCGTGGAGGAGCTGGTCCAGATGGAGGAGCAGATGAAGCTGAAAGGCCTGCAGCCCTTGTTCAGCAGCTGTGTGGACATGTCTCTGCAGGGCCAGTCTGCTGGTCACCAGAGCTCCATCCTCAACGCTCACCAAGCAGGTTCCTCCTTCTACCACTCTGCCCACAGCAGCACCACCCCGGTCCagacccctacccccaccccgacacccacccccacccccacctcggaGATGATCCTCGGGGGACATGATTTGACCAGAGAGAGCCCATGCTCCCGCATGGCTCCCATCACCCCCGTGGACGGCACCATGGGTCGGCACACCCCCATCAGCACCCCTCTGTCCAACTGCAGCAGCAGCGTTCCCCCTAGCCCCGTGGAGTGTCGGAATCCCTTCGCCTTCACCCCCATCAACTCGAGCATGACGGGCTATCACGACGCCAGCATCGTGTCCAGCAGCCCAGTCAAACCCATGCAGAGGCCCATGGCGACCCACCCTGACAAAGCCAAGCTGGAGTGGATCAACAACCGCTACAACAGCAGCTCTGGAGGTCCCCTGTCCAGCCAAGGCATCGGCATTCTCCCCAGCTACCAAGACCTGGTGGACGACCAGTTTCGGAAGCCGCACGCTTTCGCCATACCGGGCCAGTCTTTCCAATCGCAGTCGAGACAAGACTCTCACTTTGGCCGTCTGACGCCCGTCTCCCCGGTGCAGCAGCAGATGGCCAGTGTGCCCACGTCCACCAAGCAGGAGAGCTTCGCCGTGCCCGCCCCGCTGGACAACAAGGCCGCAGGCTCGTCTGCCTCCGGAACTTTCCGCTGTCGCAGCGTGAGCCCGGCGGTGCGTCAGAGAAACTTCAGCGGTAACACGGGCCCCCCCACGCCCGCCATCGCCGCCTCTGCTACCGCCCCCGGAGCCGTCGGGGCCCCCTTCAACACGCCTGTCTCCTCGGAGGTGCTGAACCTCCTCTCCGGCAGCCAGGCAGTCGACACCGTCCACAGCTTGGTCCAGCGCAGTCAGTCTGTTCCTCTCGGCATCATGATGCAGAGCGAGGTCCTGCCCGTCCAGGGTCAGAGCAACCCCACCAAGATCACCAGTGTCCTGCTGAACAAAATGGACTCCGACGGGGACGACGCGGTCCGAGGCCTGGGCATCAACAACCTCCCGTCCAACTACACGGCCCGTATGAACCTCACCCAGATCCTGGAGACCACCCCTGGCTTCAGCGGAGGACCCTCCCACCAGGGTCCGCTGCTCCCGGTCAGTTCCAGCCCGGCTGCCTTCGAGCTCCAGCAGCACAGCTACCTAAACGCTAGCGGGGAGCGGCTGAGCTTCGTGGCCACGGAGACCCAAGCACAAGCAGGCCTCTGTGAGCAGGAGGACACAgggcagccccagccccagctcctcctccagagcacacagcagcaagatgaggaggagcagcagcagctggactTCAACAACACTGTAAAGGACCTGCTGGGGGACGATGGACTGAACCCCAGCTCTCAGCTGGTGGGCCAGGTGGCCTCGGAGCTCAACGCCGTGGCGTCCGACTTCTCCAACGACATCAGACTGACCTCAGAGCTGTCCAGTAGCATAACTGACCTTAACACGTTGGACACGAACCTGCTGTTTGACCCCAATCAGCAACAAGAACAATATGAAGACTCGACACTGGAAGAACTAAAGAATGACCCGCTATTTCAGCAGATATGCAGTGAAACTGTGAACTCTGGTTTCGACTGGCTGGAAAGCAAAGACCAGCCGACCACAGTTGAGATGCTGGGTTAA